One region of Salvia miltiorrhiza cultivar Shanhuang (shh) chromosome 3, IMPLAD_Smil_shh, whole genome shotgun sequence genomic DNA includes:
- the LOC131014672 gene encoding glutamate synthase 1 [NADH], chloroplastic isoform X3: MRVLGHNGEINTLRGNVNWMRAREGLLKCKELGLSKTEMKKLLPIVDASSSDSGAFDGVLELLVRAGRSLPEAMMMMIPEAWQNDKNIDPDRRALYEYFSALMEPWDGPALISFTDGHYLGATLDRNGLRPGRFYVTHSGRVIMASEVGVVDIPPEDVARKGRLNPGMMLLVDFEKHVVVDDEALKQQYSLARPYGEWLKRQKLQLKDIVESVPESDRTPPTIAGVLPASSDDEDMENMGMHGILSPLKAFGYTVESLEMLLLPMAKDGIEALGSMGNDAPLAVMSNREKLTFEYFKQMFAQVTNPPIDPIREKIVTSMECMIGPEGDLTETTEEQCHRLSLKGPLLTIDEMEAMKKMNYRGWKSKVLDITYSKDRGRKGLEETLDRICDEARDAIKEGYTTLVLSDRAFSPKRVVVSSLLAVGAVHHHLVKKLERTRVALIIESAEPREVHHFCTLVGFGADAICPYLAVEAIWRLQVDGKIPPKSSGEFHTKDELVKKYFKASNYGMMKVLAKMGISTLASYKGAQIFEAVGLSSEVMERCFIGTPSRVEGATFEALALDALQLHELAFPTRALPPGSAEAVALPNPGDYHWRKGGEIHLNDPLAISKLQEATRSNSVAAYKEYSNRVQELNKSCNLRGLLKFKEAEVKVPLEEVEPASEIVKRFCTGAMSYGSISLEAHTTLAKAMNQIGGKSNTGEGGEEPSRMEPLADGSRNPKRSAIKQVASGRFGVSSYYLTNADELQIKMAQGAKPGEGGELPGHKVIGDIAVTRNSTAGVGLISPPPHHDIYSIEDLAQLIHDLKNANPDARISVKLVSEAGVGVIASGVVKGHADHVLISGHDGGTGASRWTGIKSAGVPWELGLAETHQTLVANDLRGRTVLQTDGQLKTGRDVAVAALLGAEEFGFSTAPLITLGCIMMRKCHKNTCPVGIATQDPVLREKFAGEPEHVINFFFMLAEELREIMSELGFRTLNEMVGRADMLELDKDVAKNNEKLKNIDLSLLLRPAADIRPDAAQYCVQKQDHGLDMALDNKLIALAKPALDKSLAVYIESSICNVNRAVGTMLSHEVTKRYRMAGLPSDTIHIKLNGSAGQSLGAFLCPGITLELEGDSNDYVGKGLSGGRIIVYPPKGSNFDPKENIVIGNVALYGGTNGEAYFNGMAAERFAVRNSGVKAVVEGVGDHGCEYMTGGTVVVLGKTGRNFAAGMSGGIAYVLDTDSTFRSRCNQELVDLDPVEDEDDILMLRMMIQQHQRHTNSQLARDVLADFDSLLPKFIKVFPRDYKRILANKKADEISEKTAEVAAKEAEVEEEAELNEKDAFEELKKMAAASINEAPQVEEDEQEKRPTRVPDAVKHRGFVAYEREGVSYRDPTVRMNDWKEVMEESKPGPLLKTQSARCMDCGTPFCHQENSGCPLGNKIPEFNELVYQNRWREALDRLLETNNFPEFTGRVCPAPCEGSCVLGIIENPVSIKSIECSIIDKAFEEGWMVPRPPQTRTGKRVAIVGSGPAGLAAADQLNKKGHSVTVFERADRIGGLMMYGVPNMKTDKIDVVQRRVNLMEKEGVKFVVNANVGKDPLYSIDQLREENDAIVLAVGATKPRDLPVPGRDLSGVHFAMEFLHANTKSLLDSNLQDEQYISAKGKKVVVIGGGDTGTDCIGTSIRHGCTSIVNLELLPKPPATRAPGNPWPQWPRVFRVDYGHQEAATKFGQDPRSYEVLTKRFIGDENGTLKGLEVVRVSWEKDASGRFQFKEVEGSEEIIEADLVLLAMGFLGPEETIADKLGVDKDNRSNFKADYGRFSTNVEGVFAAGDCRRGQSLVVWAISEGRQAAARVDQYLLKDENDGTDGQEGLTKQQQDNRRQTVRT, encoded by the exons ATGCGTGTCCTTGGTCACAATGGAGAGATAAATACGCTTAGAGGCAATGTGAATTG GATGAGGGCACGTGAGGGCCTTTTGAAATGCAAGGAGCTTGGCCTGTCAAAGACTGAGATGAAGAAGCTTCTGCCAATTGTAGATGCCAGCTCTTCTGACTCAG GTGCATTTGATGGTGTACTCGAGCTTTTGGTTAGAGCTGGTAGAAGTCTCCCTGAAgctatgatgatgatgataccTGAAGCCTggcaaaatgataaaaatatagATCCTGATCGCAGGGCTCTTTATGAATATTTCTCAGCTCTGATGGAGCCATGGGATGGACCTGCTCTTATATCAT TTACGGATGGACACTATCTTGGAGCAACATTAGACAGAAATGGGTTACGTCCTGGTAGATTTTATGTCACACACAGTGGCAGAGTTATCATGGCAAGTGAAGTAGGTGTTGTTGACATCCCCCCAGAAGATGTAGCCAGAAAAGGAAGACTTAATCCTGGTATGATGCTTCTTGTTGATTTTGAGAAGCATGTTGTGGTTGATGATGAAGCCTTGAAGCAACAATACTCACTCGCAAGACCTTATGGGGAGTGGCTAAAGAGGCAAAAGCTGCAATTGAAGGACATAGTTGAATCCGTTCCAGAATCAGACAGAACTCCTCCCACCATAGCTGGTGTTTTACCG GCATCTTCTGACGATGAAGATATGGAAAACATGGGAATGCATGGAATATTGTCACCATTGAAGGCGTTTGG TTACACTGTTGAATCTCTGGAGATGCTATTACTGCCAATGGCGAAAGATGGCATTGAAGCCCTAGGTTCAATGGGGAATGATGCTCCATTGGCTGTGATGTCTAACAGGGAGAAACTTACGTTTGAGTACTTCAAGCAGATGTTTGCTCAGGTCACTAACCCTCCAATTGATCCTATTCGGGAGAAGATTGTTACCTCTATGGAATGCATGATTGGTCCAGAAGGCGATCTTACAGAGACCACTGAAGAACAATGCCATCGCCTGTCGCTTAAAGGACCTCTCCTAACCATTGATGAAATGGAAGCAATGAAAAAGATGAACTACAGAGGTTGGAAAAGCAAAGTTCTTGACATTACCTACTCCAAGGATCGTGGTAGGAAGGGCTTGGAGGAGACCTTAGATAGGATATGTGACGAAGCACGCGATGCAATCAAAGAAGGATATACAACACTGGTGCTTTCTGATCGAG CTTTCTCACCAAAGCGTGTTGTGGTCAGCTCCCTCTTGGCTGTTGGTGCTGTACATCATCACTTAGTGAAGAAGCTTGAACGAACTCGTGTTGCATTGATTATTGAATCTGCGGAACCCCGTGAAGTGCATCATTTTTGTACACTTGTAGGATTTGGTGCAGATGCAATCTGTCCTTACTTGGCTGTAGAAGCCATTTGGAGATTGCAAGTTGATGGGAAAATTCCACCCAAATCATCTGGTGAATTCCACACAAAGGATGAGCTTGTCAAGAAATATTTCAAGGCAAGCAACTATGGTATGATGAAGGTCCTAGCCAAAATGGGTATCTCAACTCTGGCCTCATACAAGGGTGCTCAGATATTTGAGGCTGTTGGCCTGTCATCGGAGGTCATGGAACGTTGTTTTATAGGGACTCCAAGCAGAGTGGAGGGTGCAACTTTTGAAGCACTTGCACTTGATGCGCTTCAGTTACATGAGCTGGCTTTCCCAACACGTGCCTTACCGCCTGGTAGTGCTGAGGCCGTAGCACTTCCTAATCCAGGAGATTATCACTGGAGAAAAGGTGGTGAGATTCACTTAAATGATCCCCTTGCCATTTCAAAGTTACAAGAGGCTACTAGATCCAACAGTGTAGCTGCCTATAAAGAGTACTCTAACCGTGTTCAAGAATTGAATAAGTCATGTAATTTGAGAGGGCTTCTGAAATTTAAAGAAGCTGAGGTAAAGGTTCCACTTGAAGAAGTCGAACCAGCTAGCGAGATTGTAAAACGTTTTTGCACTGGAGCAATGAGCTATGGTTCTATCTCATTGGAGGCTCATACAACACTTGCTAAAGCAATGAACCAGATTGGGGGAAAGTCGAACACTG GCGAGGGAGGTGAAGAACCATCTCGTATGGAGCCTCTTGCTGATGGTTCCCGGAACCCAAAGAGGAGTGCCATAAAGCAGGTCGCCAGTGGAAGATTTGGAGTCTCCAGCTATTATCTTACAAATGCGGATGAATTACAAATAAAAATGGCTCAG GGAGCAAAGCCTGGTGAAGGAGGTGAACTTCCAGGACATAAGGTAATTGGTGACATTGCTGTAACTAGGAATTCTACAGCTGGTGTGGGACTTATCAGTCCTCCTCCCCATCATGACATTTATTCCATTGAAGATCTAGCTCAATTGATTCATGACCTCAAG AATGCAAATCCTGATGCCCGTATAAGTGTGAAGTTGGTTTCTGAAGCTGGTGTTGGAGTGATTGCCAGTGGGGTTGTTAAGGGTCATGCTGATCATGTCTTGATCTCCGGTCATGACGGAGGTACGGGGGCTTCAAGATGGACAGGCATCAAAAGTGCTGGTGTTCCTTGGGAACTTGGTCTAGCAGAGACACATCAAACCTTAGTGGCTAATGATCTCCGTGGTCGAACTGTTCTTCAGACCGATGGCCAACTGAAGACTGGACGGGATGTGGCTGTTGCTGCGCTTCTTGGTGCAGAGGAGTTTGGTTTCAGCACTGCTCCCCTCATAACACTGGGTTGCATCATGATGCGGAAATGCCACAAAAACACATGCCCTGTTGGTATTGCAACTCAAGATCCAGTTCTTAGGGAAAAGTTTGCTGGTGAACCTGAACATGTCATCAACTTCTTCTTCATGCTGGCAGAGGAATTAAGGGAAATTATGTCTGAGCTTGGTTTTCGAACACTCAATGAAATGGTAGGCCGTGCAGACATGCTTGAACTGGATAAAGATGTGGCAAAAAACAATGAGAAGCTTAAGAACATTGACCTGTCTCTTCTACTTCGCCCAGCTGCTGACATCAGACCAGATGCTGCACAGTATTGTGTGCAGAAGCAGGACCATGGGTTGGACATGGCTTTAGATAACAAACTAATAGCTTTAGCCAAACCTGCCTTGGATAAAAGTCTTGCCGTATACATTGAATCTTCTATCTGTAATGTAAACCGAGCAGTTGGAACCATGCTGAGCCATGAAGTGACAAAACGCTACCGAATGGCGGGACTTCCTTCAGATACGATTCATATCAAACTTAATGGAAGTGCAGGCCAGAGTCTTGGAGCTTTTCTATGTCCTGGCATCACATTGGAGCTTGAAGGGGATAGCAATGATTATGTTGGGAAGGGCCTGTCAGGAGGGAGAATTATTGTTTATCCCCCAAAAGGTAGCAACTTTGACCCGAAGGAAAATATTGTCATTGGCAATGTAGCGCTTTATGGGGGCACAAATGGGGAGGCTTATTTTAACGGGATGGCAGCAGAAAGATTTGCTGTTCGTAATTCTGGTGTTAAAGCTGTAGTTGAAGGTGTGGGTGATCATGGATGTGAGTACATGACTGGGGGCACTGTTGTAGTGCTGGGCAAGACCGGTAGAAATTTTGCTGCTGGCATGAGTGGGGGCATTGCCTATGTTCTTGATACTGACTCAACTTTCAGATCTCGGTGCAATCAAGAGTTGGTAGATCTTGATCCAGTGGAAGATGAGGATGATATTCTGATGCTCAGAATGATGATTCAGCAGCATCAGCGTCACACAAACAGCCAATTAGCTAGggatgttcttgcagattttgACTCCCTTCTCCCAAAATTCATTAAGGTCTTCCCTCGTGACTATAAACGCATTCTAGCAAATAAGAAAGCAGATGAAATTTCAGAAAAGACAGCTGAAGTTGCAGCCAAAGAGGCTGAGGTAGAAGAAGAGGCGGAGTTGAATGAGAAGGatgcttttgaagagcttaaAAAGATGGCAGCCGCATCTATCAATGAAGCCCCCCAG GTTGAGGAAGATGAACAAGAAAAGAGGCCAACTAGGGTTCCTGATGCTGTCAAACATCGGGGTTTTGTTGCTTATGAGAGGGAGGGTGTTTCATACAGGGACCCGACTGTTAGGATGAATGACTGGAAAGAAGTTATGGAAGAATCAAAACCAGGACCATTGTTGAAAACACAGTCAGCTCGCTGTATGGATTGTGGTACTCCCTTTTGTCATCAG GAGAACTCTGGATGCCCTCTTGGAAATAAGATACCAGAATTCAATGAGTTGGTTTACCAAAACAGATGGCGAGAAGCACTGGATCGTCTTTTGGAAACTAACAACTTCCCGGAGTTCACAGGTCGTGTTTGCCCTGCTCCTTGTGAAGGATCTTGTGTACTTGGTATCATTGAAAATCCTGTGTCTATCAAATCAATTGAGTGCTCTATCATAGATAAAGCTTTTGAGGAGGGATGGATGGTTCCCCGGCCTCCTCAGACGAGAACAGG AAAAAGAGTTGCTATTGTTGGAAGTGGGCCTGCTGGTTTGGCTGCTGCTGATCAGCTAAATAAGAAGGGACACTCTGTGACAGTTTTTGAACGTGCTGACAGAATCGGTGGTCTAATGATGTATGGTGTGCCGAACATGAAGACTGACAAAATTGATGTAGTTCAGAGACGGGTTAATCTCATGGAAAAGGAAGGAGTGAAGTTTGTAGTTAATGCTAATGTAGGAAAGGATCCCTTATACTCGATAGATCAGCTTCGTGAAGAGAACGATGCAATTGTGTTGGCTGTGGGAGCCACAAAACCAAG GGACCTTCCTGTTCCTGGGAGAGACCTTTCCGGAGTCCATTTTGCAATGGAGTTTCTTCATGCAAATACAAAGAGCCTGCTTGATAGCAATCTTCAGGATGAGCAGTACATTTCCGCCAAGGGCAAGAAAGTAGTGGTGATTGGTGGAGGTGACACCGGCACGGACTGTATTGGAACATCAATCAGACACGGTTGCACCAGCATTGTAAATCTAGAGCTTCTCCCTAAACCACCAGCTACCAGGGCTCCAGGCAACCCTTGGCCTCAG TGGCCACGGGTATTCCGTGTAGATTATGGGCATCAGGAAGCTGCTACCAAGTTTGGTCAGGATCCAAGGTCTTACGAGGTGTTGACAAAACGTTTTATTGGAGATGAGAACGGAACATTGAAAGGACTTGAGGTTGTGCGAGTCAGTTGGGAGAAGGATGCCAGTGGAAGATTCCAATTTAAAGAAGTTGAAGGTTCGGAAGAAATTATTGAAGCTGATTTAGTCCTGCTAGCAATGGGATTCCTGGGTCCTGAAGAG ACGATCGCGGACAAGCTTGGAGTGGACAAAGACAACCGATCAAACTTCAAAGCTGACTACGGCCGCTTCTCAACCAATGTTGAAGGTGTCTTCGCTGCTGGGGATTGCCGGCGCGGACAATCTCTGGTGGTCTGGGCAATCTCTGAAGGCAGGCAAGCAGCTGCACGAGTTGACCAATATCTCCTAAAAGACGAGAACGATGGCACTGATGGACAGGAAGGACTTACAAAGCAGCAGCAAGACAACAGGAGGCAAACTGTGAGGACATAA